One Budorcas taxicolor isolate Tak-1 chromosome 13, Takin1.1, whole genome shotgun sequence DNA window includes the following coding sequences:
- the STX16 gene encoding syntaxin-16 isoform X3 has product MALVSGISLDPEAAIGVTKRSPPKWVDGVDEIQYDVGRIKQKMKELASLHDQHLNRPTLDDSSEQEHAIEITTQEITQLFHRCQRAVQALPSRARRACSEQEERLLRNVVASLAQALQELSTSFRHAQSSYLRRMKNREERSQHFFATSVPLMDDGEDNTLYDRGFTDEQLVLVEQNTLLVEEREREIRQIVQSISDLNEMFRDLGAMIVEQGTVLDRIDYNVEQSCIKTEDGLKQLHKAEQYQKKNRKMLVILILLVIIIVLTVVLVGVKSR; this is encoded by the exons ATGGCTCTGGTGTCAGGCATTAGCTTGGACCCAGAAGCCGCAATTGGTGTGACAAAGCGGTCCCCTCCTAAATGGGTGGATGGAGTGGATGAA ATACAGTATGATGTTGGGCGGATTAAACAGAAGATGAAGGAGCTAGCCAGCCTTCATGACCAGCACTTAAACCGACCTACCCTGGATGACAGCAGCGAGCAGGAGCATGCCATTGAGATAACCACACAGGAAATCACGCAG CTCTTCCATAGGTGTCAGCGTGCGGTGCAGGCGCTGCCCAGCCGGGCCCGCCGGGCCTGCTCGGAGCAGGAGGAGCGGCTCCTCCGAAACGTGGTGGCCTCGCTGGCCCAGGCCCTGCAGGAGCTGTCCACCAGCTTCCGGCATGCACAGTCCAGCTACCTCCGAC GCATGAAGAATCGAGAGGAAAGATCCCAGCATTTTTTTGCTACATCAGTGCCGCTGATGGACGATGGCGAGGATAATACTCTGTATGACCGG GGTTTTACAGACGAGCAGCTAGTGCTGGTGGAGCAGAACACGCTGCTGGTGGAGGAGCGGGAGCGGGAGATCCGCCAGATCGTGCAGTCCATCTCCGACCTGAACGAGATGTTTAGGGACCTGGGAGCCATGATCGTAGAACAG GGTACCGTCCTTGATAGAATCGACTATAATGTTGAGCAGTCCTGTATCAAAACTGAAGACGGCTTGAAACAGCTCCACAAG GCAGAGCAGTATCAGAAGAAGAACCGGAAGATGCTGGTGATCCTGATATTGCTCGTCATCATCATCGTCCTCACTGTTGTCCTCGTTGGCGTGAAGTCTCGCTGA
- the STX16 gene encoding syntaxin-16 isoform X2, with translation MATRRLTDAFLLLRNNSIQNRQLLAEQLADDRMALVSGISLDPEAAIGVTKRSPPKWVDGVDEIQYDVGRIKQKMKELASLHDQHLNRPTLDDSSEQEHAIEITTQEITQLFHRCQRAVQALPSRARRACSEQEERLLRNVVASLAQALQELSTSFRHAQSSYLRRMKNREERSQHFFATSVPLMDDGEDNTLYDRGFTDEQLVLVEQNTLLVEEREREIRQIVQSISDLNEMFRDLGAMIVEQGTVLDRIDYNVEQSCIKTEDGLKQLHKAEQYQKKNRKMLVILILLVIIIVLTVVLVGVKSR, from the exons ctTGCTGATGATCGCATGGCTCTGGTGTCAGGCATTAGCTTGGACCCAGAAGCCGCAATTGGTGTGACAAAGCGGTCCCCTCCTAAATGGGTGGATGGAGTGGATGAA ATACAGTATGATGTTGGGCGGATTAAACAGAAGATGAAGGAGCTAGCCAGCCTTCATGACCAGCACTTAAACCGACCTACCCTGGATGACAGCAGCGAGCAGGAGCATGCCATTGAGATAACCACACAGGAAATCACGCAG CTCTTCCATAGGTGTCAGCGTGCGGTGCAGGCGCTGCCCAGCCGGGCCCGCCGGGCCTGCTCGGAGCAGGAGGAGCGGCTCCTCCGAAACGTGGTGGCCTCGCTGGCCCAGGCCCTGCAGGAGCTGTCCACCAGCTTCCGGCATGCACAGTCCAGCTACCTCCGAC GCATGAAGAATCGAGAGGAAAGATCCCAGCATTTTTTTGCTACATCAGTGCCGCTGATGGACGATGGCGAGGATAATACTCTGTATGACCGG GGTTTTACAGACGAGCAGCTAGTGCTGGTGGAGCAGAACACGCTGCTGGTGGAGGAGCGGGAGCGGGAGATCCGCCAGATCGTGCAGTCCATCTCCGACCTGAACGAGATGTTTAGGGACCTGGGAGCCATGATCGTAGAACAG GGTACCGTCCTTGATAGAATCGACTATAATGTTGAGCAGTCCTGTATCAAAACTGAAGACGGCTTGAAACAGCTCCACAAG GCAGAGCAGTATCAGAAGAAGAACCGGAAGATGCTGGTGATCCTGATATTGCTCGTCATCATCATCGTCCTCACTGTTGTCCTCGTTGGCGTGAAGTCTCGCTGA